From one Nocardioides yefusunii genomic stretch:
- a CDS encoding DUF6504 family protein → MRRYDDQVEVRTEEGRQGRPAQPEPAQFLWRGQLWQVRDVLAHWIETGEWWRSDRARAVAGTEVVNGRTAPGVASAPAEQRGPAEAFADLLREREVWRVEARRPEIGTGERRVVRAGVFDLAHDHAAGRWQLVSCSD, encoded by the coding sequence ATGAGGCGTTACGACGACCAGGTCGAGGTGCGGACCGAGGAGGGGCGTCAGGGTCGTCCTGCCCAGCCCGAGCCCGCCCAGTTCCTGTGGCGTGGCCAGCTCTGGCAGGTGCGTGACGTACTCGCGCACTGGATCGAGACCGGGGAGTGGTGGCGCAGCGACCGCGCCCGAGCCGTGGCGGGGACCGAAGTCGTCAACGGGCGGACGGCTCCGGGCGTTGCGAGTGCCCCGGCTGAACAGCGCGGTCCAGCAGAGGCGTTCGCCGACCTGCTGCGCGAACGCGAGGTCTGGCGGGTCGAGGCCCGTCGTCCCGAGATCGGCACCGGTGAACGCCGGGTGGTCCGGGCCGGCGTCTTCGACCTCGCCCACGACCACGCAGCAGGCCGCTGGCAGCTCGTCTCCTGCTCGGACTGA
- a CDS encoding SIMPL domain-containing protein, whose translation MTINSSGGLSHSAPVATVSVVGTGSVAVVPDAARLRVAASASAPTVAGASEALAVAVGRLFDVAKEVVDARRVVSSGLQVWPRHDNDGRMMGAEASQQVTVLCPALDVASALVSRLAETVGDGLRVDGLDLEVSDPSQAVLEARENAFVDARERAEHLAALSGRELGEVLTVVEGDGGGSPFPAGARMALAAMPVEAGERQVTASLRVTWLLV comes from the coding sequence ATGACGATCAACTCCTCCGGCGGCCTGTCCCACTCTGCTCCCGTGGCCACGGTCAGCGTGGTCGGAACCGGCTCGGTGGCGGTGGTTCCGGACGCCGCACGGCTCAGGGTCGCGGCCTCGGCCAGCGCCCCCACGGTCGCCGGGGCCAGCGAGGCGCTCGCCGTCGCCGTCGGCCGTCTGTTCGACGTGGCCAAGGAGGTCGTCGATGCCCGCCGGGTCGTCTCCTCCGGCCTGCAGGTCTGGCCCCGCCACGACAACGACGGGCGAATGATGGGGGCCGAGGCGAGCCAGCAGGTGACGGTGCTGTGCCCGGCTCTGGACGTGGCGTCTGCGCTGGTCTCCCGACTCGCGGAGACGGTGGGGGACGGGCTGCGCGTCGACGGCCTCGACCTCGAGGTCAGCGATCCTTCCCAGGCCGTGCTCGAAGCCCGCGAGAACGCCTTCGTCGACGCTCGTGAACGCGCCGAGCACCTGGCAGCGCTCTCGGGCCGGGAACTCGGTGAGGTCCTGACCGTGGTGGAGGGCGACGGCGGAGGTTCACCGTTCCCGGCCGGCGCGAGGATGGCACTGGCCGCGATGCCGGTGGAGGCCGGCGAACGTCAGGTCACGGCGTCACTGCGGGTGACCTGGTTGCTGGTCTGA
- the pknB gene encoding Stk1 family PASTA domain-containing Ser/Thr kinase produces the protein MDPHDPMLGRVLDGRYRIESRIARGGMAAVYRAHDLRLERTVAVKVMHPGMGEDPTFVERFVREARAAARLTHPNVVAVHDQGDDHGTLFLAMEYVPGRTLRDVVREHAPMTPAAAVAQVEPIVQALAAAHRAGVVHRDVKPENVLMARSAPGEPERPKVADFGLARAVNTATQYTATGVVIGSVSYLAPEVMSTGRVDERVDVYAVGVVLFELLTGRKPHEGESPMQIAYAHVNTDVPSPSSLVAGIPDYVDALVLRACARDVEVRPSDASVLLQHLRRVGLALTQGVASDPELVEDLLPRRQYVRPERPAQAHAPVEMTTVVGTGLTAAGTGAAAAPTEHTSVLSVSGTGTGTGTGTGTHSYPTDTLTPDAGHSGAGGGSGEASPTFDDHLQALDASQGQRRRRRGGPVTLVVALVLALAVGGGAWWFGMGRYVETPGVVSLTSAEAVETITGAGMVPVEGEAVFSDEVAAGVVVSTDPGPGEQILRGGQVTYVVSRGPEEYELPDLTGKTLDEASAVLRQFKLDVGEEKETYHEVVEKGRIISTAPDAGTVLHAGKAVDLVISKGRKPIKVSDQTGKDADKAAASFAKAGLEVKTSKEFSDTVDKGKVIRQTPTSGTLYRGDTVTLVVSDGPEMITVPNLRSSGVADATAKLEALGFKVVTKKATIYLGLQYVAGTNPGGGKKAPKGSTITLEIV, from the coding sequence GTGGACCCGCACGACCCGATGCTGGGTCGCGTGCTCGACGGCCGCTACCGGATCGAGTCCCGCATCGCTCGCGGCGGCATGGCCGCCGTGTACCGCGCCCACGACCTGCGGCTCGAACGCACCGTCGCGGTCAAGGTGATGCATCCCGGCATGGGCGAGGACCCCACGTTCGTGGAGAGGTTCGTGCGCGAGGCCCGCGCCGCCGCCCGCCTCACCCACCCCAACGTCGTCGCGGTCCACGACCAGGGCGACGACCACGGCACCCTCTTCCTCGCGATGGAGTACGTCCCGGGACGTACCCTGCGTGACGTCGTACGCGAGCACGCCCCGATGACGCCGGCAGCTGCGGTCGCGCAGGTCGAGCCGATCGTCCAGGCGCTCGCCGCCGCACACCGGGCCGGCGTGGTGCACCGTGACGTCAAGCCCGAGAACGTGCTGATGGCGCGGAGCGCACCGGGCGAGCCCGAACGCCCCAAGGTGGCCGACTTCGGTCTGGCCCGTGCCGTCAACACCGCCACCCAGTACACCGCCACCGGCGTCGTGATCGGCAGCGTCTCCTACCTCGCTCCCGAGGTGATGAGCACCGGACGGGTCGATGAACGCGTCGACGTGTACGCGGTGGGCGTCGTCCTCTTCGAGCTCCTCACCGGCCGCAAGCCGCACGAGGGCGAGAGCCCGATGCAGATCGCCTACGCGCACGTGAACACCGACGTGCCCTCCCCCTCCAGCCTCGTGGCCGGGATCCCGGACTACGTCGACGCCCTGGTGCTGCGCGCCTGTGCCCGCGACGTCGAGGTGCGCCCGTCCGACGCCTCGGTGCTGCTGCAGCACCTGCGTCGGGTCGGTCTCGCGCTCACCCAGGGCGTCGCTTCCGACCCCGAGCTGGTCGAGGACCTGCTCCCCCGACGTCAGTACGTCCGCCCGGAGCGGCCTGCCCAGGCGCACGCGCCGGTGGAGATGACCACCGTCGTCGGTACCGGCCTGACCGCCGCCGGCACGGGAGCCGCTGCCGCCCCGACCGAGCACACCAGCGTCCTGTCGGTGTCCGGCACGGGCACGGGCACGGGCACGGGCACGGGCACACACTCCTACCCCACCGACACCCTCACCCCGGACGCCGGGCACAGCGGTGCTGGCGGCGGCAGCGGCGAAGCCTCCCCCACCTTCGACGACCACCTCCAGGCTCTCGACGCCTCGCAGGGCCAGCGGCGTCGCCGTCGCGGCGGACCGGTCACGCTCGTCGTGGCTCTCGTGCTCGCGCTCGCCGTCGGCGGTGGCGCGTGGTGGTTCGGGATGGGGCGTTACGTCGAGACCCCTGGTGTGGTCTCCCTGACCTCGGCCGAGGCCGTGGAGACGATCACCGGCGCCGGCATGGTCCCGGTCGAGGGCGAAGCGGTCTTCTCCGACGAGGTCGCTGCCGGCGTCGTCGTCAGCACCGACCCCGGACCGGGCGAGCAGATCCTGCGCGGCGGCCAGGTGACGTACGTCGTGTCCCGCGGCCCCGAGGAGTACGAGCTCCCCGACCTCACCGGCAAGACGCTCGACGAGGCGTCCGCCGTGCTGCGTCAGTTCAAGCTCGACGTCGGCGAGGAGAAGGAGACCTACCACGAGGTGGTCGAGAAGGGCCGGATCATCTCCACCGCTCCCGACGCCGGGACCGTGCTGCACGCCGGCAAGGCCGTCGACCTCGTGATCTCGAAGGGCCGCAAGCCGATCAAGGTCAGCGACCAGACCGGCAAGGACGCTGACAAGGCTGCCGCGTCCTTCGCCAAGGCCGGTCTCGAGGTGAAGACGTCGAAGGAGTTCTCCGACACCGTCGACAAGGGCAAGGTCATCCGCCAGACCCCCACCTCGGGCACCCTCTACCGCGGCGACACCGTCACCCTGGTGGTCTCCGACGGCCCCGAGATGATCACCGTCCCCAACCTGCGCAGTTCCGGCGTGGCTGATGCCACCGCGAAGCTCGAGGCGTTGGGCTTCAAGGTGGTCACCAAGAAGGCCACCATCTACCTGGGTCTGCAGTACGTCGCGGGCACCAATCCCGGCGGCGGCAAGAAGGCTCCCAAGGGCTCCACGATCACGCTCGAAATCGTCTGA
- a CDS encoding DMT family transporter yields the protein MSTSGARARTTTDTHGEEISDATSATSLDDARPSASRRTVLLATVALVLVTASWGSTFFLIKDLLDRVPALDFLAVRFLLAGLVLLAVFPKAVGRMTRSTRRQAVVLGALYGFAQMLQTMGLANTSASVSGFITGMYVVFTPLLAAWLLRDRISTTTWAAVVLATVGLGVLTLQGVSLGTGEAITLVASVLFAAHIVALGAWSRPEEAFGLAIIQLLVISAICFVFTAPNGVVLPDNRQDWIALVYMALVPAALALLVQTWAQAHLPAARAAIIMSLEPVFASTFAVGAGDDDLSGRLLLGGALVLAAMLVVEITPRRTREVHSADQAL from the coding sequence GTGAGCACGTCCGGAGCTCGGGCCCGGACGACCACGGACACCCACGGGGAGGAGATCTCCGACGCCACCTCGGCAACCAGCCTCGACGACGCACGCCCCTCGGCGTCGCGTCGTACGGTGCTGCTCGCCACCGTGGCACTGGTGTTGGTCACCGCCTCGTGGGGCTCGACCTTCTTCCTGATCAAGGACCTACTCGACCGGGTCCCGGCCCTCGACTTCCTCGCCGTCCGGTTCCTGCTGGCCGGTCTGGTGCTGCTGGCCGTCTTCCCGAAGGCCGTGGGCCGAATGACGCGCTCGACGCGTCGTCAGGCCGTCGTGCTCGGTGCGCTGTACGGGTTCGCGCAGATGCTGCAGACGATGGGACTGGCCAACACCTCGGCCAGCGTCAGCGGCTTCATCACCGGCATGTACGTCGTGTTCACGCCGTTGCTGGCTGCGTGGCTGCTGCGCGACCGGATCTCGACGACGACATGGGCAGCCGTCGTGCTGGCCACCGTCGGTCTGGGCGTGCTGACCCTGCAGGGTGTCTCCCTCGGCACCGGCGAGGCGATCACGCTGGTGGCCTCGGTGCTGTTCGCCGCGCACATCGTGGCGCTCGGAGCATGGTCACGCCCCGAGGAGGCGTTCGGTCTCGCGATCATCCAACTGCTGGTGATCTCGGCGATCTGCTTCGTCTTCACCGCACCCAACGGCGTGGTGCTGCCCGACAACCGTCAGGACTGGATCGCGCTGGTCTACATGGCGTTGGTCCCGGCCGCGTTGGCACTGCTGGTGCAGACCTGGGCCCAGGCTCATCTGCCCGCAGCACGTGCCGCGATCATCATGAGCCTGGAGCCCGTCTTCGCCTCGACGTTCGCCGTCGGAGCCGGTGACGACGACCTGAGCGGACGCCTCCTGCTGGGTGGCGCGCTGGTGCTGGCCGCGATGCTCGTGGTGGAGATCACGCCACGCCGTACCCGAGAAGTGCATTCGGCCGATCAGGCCTTATGA
- a CDS encoding ribonuclease domain-containing protein, which produces MTQASSGRGRRTGIRSTLGAVLAGLLAVVVWWFQGSGDDTPAPDATSLSPGVSSSASPGTDAPSASSTPSPSAGGTQTRGPSASPSVTAKPTAKPTAKPSAPARAAVDEHGLRYVDAASLPDPAGDVLAAIDAGGPFRYTPKDGSSFGNFEGVLPQQRRGYYREYTVETPGVSHRGARRIVTGAGGEFYWTDDHYASFERIRR; this is translated from the coding sequence ATGACGCAGGCCAGCAGCGGCCGCGGGCGCCGCACCGGGATCCGTTCGACCCTCGGAGCAGTGCTCGCCGGCCTGCTGGCCGTCGTGGTCTGGTGGTTCCAGGGATCGGGTGACGACACCCCCGCGCCCGACGCCACCTCGCTCTCGCCCGGCGTCTCGTCCTCGGCCTCGCCGGGCACCGACGCCCCCAGTGCGAGCAGCACCCCCTCGCCCTCGGCCGGCGGCACCCAGACGCGTGGCCCCTCTGCTTCTCCGTCGGTCACCGCCAAGCCGACCGCCAAGCCGACCGCCAAGCCGTCGGCTCCGGCCCGCGCCGCCGTCGACGAGCACGGCCTGCGCTACGTCGATGCCGCCTCCCTGCCCGACCCGGCCGGGGACGTGCTCGCCGCGATCGACGCCGGCGGCCCCTTCAGGTACACCCCCAAGGACGGTTCGTCCTTCGGCAACTTCGAGGGTGTGCTCCCGCAGCAGCGCCGCGGCTACTACCGCGAGTACACCGTCGAGACCCCCGGTGTGTCCCACCGCGGGGCGCGCCGCATCGTCACCGGTGCGGGCGGTGAGTTCTACTGGACCGACGACCACTACGCCTCGTTCGAGAGGATCCGACGATGA
- a CDS encoding ArsC/Spx/MgsR family protein — protein MEIWLNPACSKCRTARSALDEAGVEYTVRRYLEEPPTAEELGAVVDRLGVEPWHVARPKETKEAGITLPKDADHRQEWLEALVVNPRAIQRPLITADDGTTVVGRDEESLTRVIEAQQS, from the coding sequence ATGGAGATCTGGCTCAACCCTGCCTGCAGCAAGTGCCGTACCGCTCGTTCCGCGCTCGACGAGGCCGGCGTGGAGTACACCGTGCGGCGCTACCTCGAGGAGCCGCCCACCGCCGAGGAACTCGGCGCCGTCGTCGACCGCCTCGGAGTCGAACCGTGGCACGTGGCCCGCCCGAAGGAGACGAAGGAGGCCGGAATCACCCTGCCCAAGGACGCCGATCACCGCCAGGAATGGCTGGAAGCCCTCGTGGTGAACCCCCGTGCGATCCAGCGTCCGCTCATCACTGCCGACGACGGCACCACCGTGGTCGGACGCGACGAGGAGTCCCTGACCCGGGTGATCGAGGCCCAGCAGAGCTGA
- a CDS encoding phytoene desaturase family protein: MRVVVVGGGFGGMAAAARLAKMGHQVTLVERSTSLGGALGRIEVEGHIFDTGPTHTLLPAVVRDLFRKSGRPLERETELVPLDVVREHRFADGTRLRLTGGSRAAQKAEFETLAPGLGDAWVKLVDPYGTVWERLRRDWIERPWNPDLAHPETTRLLAERATLAAHLERALPDARARLVAAHPHTVDGHDLTRVPVWAGMHSYLEQNFGVWTVPGGLGALGDLMGSRMKTRKVEVLTDTAVLDVVVREGRAVAVRTADGEIDADAVVVGIDPRHLPSLRRFVRGTATTSLPDQLHLGLRPGSVLADQFGDELVGDLVLHGPRAEADVATGRRARRGAGELLLVRPSGSAPDDGRAVTVVSRGIAAEQVLDTLAARGVDLRDDIVLSIHRSGTDLAQTWGGSPLGLAWDGRRTVRRRPGARTPIAGLHMAGAHATPGSGVPFTGLSGSLVAQAIGPA, translated from the coding sequence ATGCGAGTCGTGGTGGTCGGTGGCGGTTTCGGCGGCATGGCCGCGGCCGCCCGTCTGGCGAAGATGGGGCACCAGGTCACCCTGGTGGAACGTTCGACGTCCCTGGGCGGAGCGCTCGGGCGGATCGAGGTCGAGGGCCACATCTTCGACACCGGCCCCACCCACACCCTGCTGCCCGCCGTCGTGCGTGACCTGTTCCGCAAGTCGGGCCGTCCCCTCGAACGCGAGACCGAACTGGTCCCCCTCGACGTCGTGCGTGAACACCGGTTCGCCGACGGCACCCGCCTGCGTCTGACCGGCGGCTCCCGGGCTGCCCAGAAGGCTGAGTTCGAGACGCTGGCCCCCGGTCTGGGCGATGCTTGGGTGAAGCTCGTCGACCCCTACGGCACTGTCTGGGAACGACTGCGTCGGGACTGGATCGAGCGCCCCTGGAACCCCGACCTGGCACACCCCGAAACCACGCGTCTGCTCGCCGAGCGCGCCACGCTTGCCGCCCACCTGGAGCGAGCTCTCCCCGACGCCCGCGCCCGTCTGGTCGCGGCGCACCCGCACACCGTCGACGGACACGACCTGACGCGGGTGCCGGTGTGGGCCGGCATGCACTCCTACCTGGAGCAGAACTTCGGCGTCTGGACGGTCCCCGGCGGCTTGGGTGCGCTCGGTGACCTGATGGGGTCGCGGATGAAGACCCGCAAGGTCGAGGTCCTCACCGACACCGCCGTGCTCGACGTCGTCGTGCGTGAGGGGCGTGCCGTCGCGGTCCGTACCGCCGACGGTGAGATCGACGCCGACGCCGTGGTGGTGGGTATCGATCCCCGCCACCTCCCCTCGCTGCGCCGGTTCGTGCGTGGCACCGCCACCACGTCCCTGCCCGACCAACTGCATCTGGGGCTGCGTCCCGGCTCGGTCCTGGCCGACCAGTTCGGTGACGAGCTGGTCGGTGACCTCGTGCTGCACGGCCCGCGCGCCGAGGCCGACGTGGCCACCGGGCGTCGGGCCCGTCGCGGAGCCGGCGAACTGCTGCTGGTGCGCCCCAGCGGGTCGGCCCCCGACGACGGGCGGGCCGTCACCGTGGTCTCGCGCGGCATCGCGGCCGAGCAGGTCCTCGACACCCTCGCGGCCCGCGGTGTCGACCTGCGCGACGACATCGTCCTCAGCATCCACCGCAGCGGCACTGACCTGGCACAGACCTGGGGCGGCTCCCCGCTGGGACTCGCCTGGGACGGCCGCCGCACCGTACGACGACGGCCCGGTGCCCGGACCCCGATCGCCGGACTCCACATGGCCGGGGCGCACGCGACCCCCGGTTCGGGCGTCCCGTTCACCGGCCTGTCGGGATCGCTGGTGGCCCAGGCGATCGGACCCGCCTGA
- a CDS encoding barstar family protein has protein sequence MSGLAPLLAGRERPDVWTWGSNMRVDVVREVVEAAGWDLVVLDGAFFGDRTGFLAAAGEAFAFPEHYGANFDAFADLLDDIARPTLLLFDAWGAYAREDEKWFGVTLRILRERARRDDLPVFAALLRGPGPDVPGLAAID, from the coding sequence ATGAGCGGGCTCGCTCCTCTGCTCGCCGGACGTGAACGCCCCGACGTCTGGACCTGGGGATCGAACATGCGCGTCGACGTAGTGCGTGAGGTCGTCGAGGCCGCGGGCTGGGACCTCGTCGTCCTGGACGGCGCGTTCTTCGGCGACCGCACCGGATTCCTCGCCGCAGCGGGGGAGGCCTTCGCCTTCCCCGAGCACTACGGCGCCAACTTCGACGCCTTCGCCGACCTGCTCGACGACATCGCACGACCCACCCTGCTGCTCTTCGACGCCTGGGGTGCCTACGCCCGCGAGGACGAGAAGTGGTTCGGCGTCACGCTGAGGATCCTGCGTGAGCGGGCCCGCCGCGACGACCTCCCGGTCTTCGCGGCACTGCTGCGCGGCCCGGGACCGGACGTCCCCGGGCTCGCCGCGATCGACTGA
- a CDS encoding deoxyribonuclease IV — MTPTPPIDPRTASAAGAAFTAARTSTDPQFRNPVGTHVQVGKGLVAGALASADELGAETIQVFVGNPRGWAHSAGDPKVDAAFRAETERRGMRTFIHAPYLVNLGSPTPATYEKSAAVLAHNLKRAAEIGAEGVVVHTGSFVDKDGSPEKFAAAMTQVREALLPILEDLDDDGPSLLLEPTAGQGRSLCAGVEDLVHYLGAVDLHPKAGVCLDTCHVFAAGEPLDEIGGATRAVDRITEIGGVGRLRLVHANDSMDVRGAFKDRHQNIGAGHIGVDAFRELFAHPGMAGVPFVLETPGSRELGNDDIATLKRLRAEALS; from the coding sequence GTGACACCGACTCCCCCCATCGACCCCCGGACGGCGAGCGCGGCCGGAGCAGCCTTCACGGCAGCCCGCACCAGCACCGATCCGCAGTTCCGCAACCCCGTCGGCACCCACGTCCAGGTCGGCAAGGGCCTGGTCGCCGGTGCGCTGGCCTCGGCCGACGAGTTGGGCGCCGAAACGATCCAGGTCTTCGTCGGCAACCCGCGCGGGTGGGCCCACTCGGCCGGTGACCCGAAGGTCGACGCCGCGTTCCGGGCCGAGACCGAACGACGTGGGATGCGCACCTTCATCCACGCCCCGTACCTGGTGAACCTCGGCTCGCCCACCCCGGCCACCTACGAGAAGTCGGCCGCGGTGCTGGCCCACAACCTCAAGCGTGCCGCCGAGATCGGCGCCGAGGGCGTCGTCGTGCACACGGGTTCGTTCGTCGACAAGGACGGGTCGCCGGAGAAGTTCGCCGCCGCGATGACGCAGGTCCGCGAGGCACTGCTCCCGATCCTCGAGGACCTCGACGACGACGGCCCCTCGCTGCTCCTGGAACCGACCGCTGGCCAGGGCCGTTCGCTGTGCGCCGGGGTCGAGGACCTCGTCCACTACCTGGGTGCCGTCGACCTGCACCCCAAGGCCGGCGTCTGCCTCGACACCTGCCACGTCTTCGCGGCCGGTGAACCGCTCGACGAGATCGGTGGGGCCACCCGTGCGGTGGACCGGATCACCGAGATCGGTGGCGTGGGCCGTCTGCGTCTGGTGCACGCCAACGACTCGATGGACGTGCGTGGCGCGTTCAAGGACCGTCACCAGAACATCGGTGCGGGCCACATCGGCGTCGACGCGTTCCGCGAACTGTTCGCGCACCCCGGCATGGCCGGCGTTCCGTTCGTGCTGGAGACCCCCGGGTCGCGCGAGCTCGGCAACGACGACATCGCCACGCTCAAGCGCCTGCGCGCAGAAGCCCTGTCGTGA
- a CDS encoding polyprenyl synthetase family protein codes for MPAHSATADTPTDSTWDAASFRASVQSVLDEFLDSQAEVLADLGADAERLLARAHESLSGGKRFRAAFCWWGYRAVRPEVENPEALVKACAALELLQASALVHDDLMDASDTRRGRPSSHKALEAEHAEAGWRGDTVQYGAAGAILLGDLLLAWSGQLLRHCGLPIAQVSAALDVFDLCRTEVIAGQFLDVSVQARGHAGLTEAMTVLRYKSAKYSIERPLHIGAALAGADAATLDAISAYGLPLGEAFQLRDDVLGVYGDPATTGKPAGDDLVEGKRTVLVAHALAGATPEDATTLDEALGHPLDEAAVAELRRIITDSGAEAAVEETITALTEQCLVGLERAELAPGATAVLRRLAIDATQRAL; via the coding sequence GTGCCAGCACACTCCGCCACCGCCGACACCCCCACCGACTCCACCTGGGACGCCGCCTCCTTCCGGGCCTCCGTCCAGAGCGTCCTCGACGAGTTCCTCGACTCCCAGGCCGAGGTCCTCGCCGATCTGGGAGCAGATGCCGAACGGCTCCTGGCCCGGGCGCACGAGTCCCTGAGCGGCGGCAAGCGGTTCCGTGCCGCGTTCTGCTGGTGGGGTTACCGGGCCGTGCGTCCCGAGGTCGAGAACCCCGAGGCACTGGTCAAGGCGTGCGCCGCCCTGGAGCTCCTCCAGGCCAGTGCGCTGGTCCACGACGACCTGATGGACGCCTCCGACACCCGTCGCGGCCGTCCGTCGAGTCACAAGGCACTGGAGGCCGAGCACGCCGAGGCGGGCTGGCGCGGCGACACCGTGCAGTACGGCGCGGCCGGCGCGATCCTGCTCGGCGACCTGTTGCTCGCCTGGTCGGGGCAGTTGCTGCGCCACTGCGGTCTGCCGATCGCTCAGGTGTCTGCCGCCCTCGACGTCTTCGACCTGTGCCGCACCGAGGTGATCGCGGGCCAGTTCCTCGACGTCTCGGTCCAGGCCCGTGGCCACGCCGGCCTCACCGAGGCGATGACGGTGCTGCGCTACAAGTCGGCGAAGTACTCCATCGAACGCCCCCTCCACATCGGTGCCGCACTGGCTGGTGCGGACGCCGCGACCCTGGACGCGATCAGCGCCTACGGCCTGCCCTTGGGCGAGGCCTTCCAGCTGCGTGACGACGTGCTCGGCGTCTACGGCGACCCCGCCACCACCGGCAAGCCCGCCGGTGACGACCTGGTCGAGGGCAAGCGCACCGTCCTGGTCGCGCACGCCTTGGCAGGTGCGACGCCCGAGGACGCGACCACGCTCGACGAGGCGCTGGGTCACCCGCTCGACGAAGCGGCTGTCGCCGAACTGCGTCGCATCATCACCGACTCCGGTGCCGAGGCCGCGGTGGAGGAGACCATCACGGCGCTCACCGAGCAGTGCCTGGTCGGCCTTGAGCGCGCAGAGCTCGCCCCCGGAGCGACGGCGGTGCTGCGCCGTCTGGCGATCGACGCCACCCAGCGTGCACTCTGA
- a CDS encoding SAV_6107 family HEPN domain-containing protein → MTTLTMPMPMLPASVHTHLRRAAELLAEAVEASSAAERYAAAHVSALHAAAALVAVREVPGAVRRRPRNVWVLLARCVPEFAPWAAFYASGASKRAAAEAGSERAVTTLEAEALVAESDRFLVLVEEALGVVPHAALPHGLAAQGGARA, encoded by the coding sequence ATGACGACACTCACGATGCCCATGCCGATGCTCCCTGCCTCGGTCCACACCCATCTCCGTCGTGCGGCCGAGTTGCTCGCCGAGGCCGTCGAGGCGTCCTCGGCCGCCGAGCGATATGCGGCCGCCCACGTCAGTGCGCTGCACGCGGCTGCGGCACTGGTCGCGGTCCGCGAGGTGCCCGGGGCGGTGCGTCGTCGTCCGCGCAACGTCTGGGTGCTGCTGGCCCGGTGCGTGCCGGAGTTCGCTCCCTGGGCTGCCTTCTACGCGTCTGGTGCGTCGAAGCGTGCTGCGGCCGAGGCGGGCTCCGAGCGGGCCGTCACCACTCTCGAGGCGGAGGCGCTGGTGGCGGAGTCGGATCGGTTCCTTGTCCTCGTCGAAGAGGCCCTCGGCGTGGTCCCGCACGCTGCGCTTCCCCATGGCCTGGCGGCGCAGGGCGGCGCCCGTGCGTGA
- a CDS encoding Rv2175c family DNA-binding protein — MDAPLADADLETLVPEWIDWSAAGKILTVSVGRVRTMIREHQLAQAVPSPGRGQLIPALFFQDGEVVKGLSGLITMMHDGGYDDREIIAWLYSDLELPGRPIDALRENRGSEVKRRAQAMAF, encoded by the coding sequence ATGGACGCACCTCTCGCTGACGCTGACCTCGAAACCCTCGTCCCGGAGTGGATCGACTGGTCTGCCGCCGGAAAGATCCTCACGGTCTCCGTGGGCCGCGTGCGCACGATGATCCGTGAGCACCAGCTGGCCCAGGCTGTCCCGTCTCCCGGACGTGGCCAGCTGATCCCGGCGCTGTTCTTCCAGGACGGTGAGGTCGTCAAGGGCCTCTCCGGCCTCATCACGATGATGCACGACGGTGGCTACGACGACCGCGAGATCATCGCGTGGCTCTACTCCGACCTCGAGCTCCCGGGCCGTCCGATCGACGCCCTGCGTGAGAACCGCGGTTCCGAGGTGAAGCGCCGCGCCCAGGCGATGGCCTTCTGA